AGATCCAATGGGAGCTGTAAGACCAAGTCCCTACCAATATGTACCGCGTGTGCATATTTATGTActaattcattttatatttgtaaactTACTTTTAATTGGTTGATAAAAATTACATTCATACAAATCTATGAATACACAGAGTTCTAGTCCTTTGGATCCACCTTTGTCCACCTGCATTTAAGTAgtatcacctgagccgtcctatgaaggcTTCTACATAGAGGTGCCAAATGGGCGGGCTGTCCAATGGTTGCCCATGTCCATATACAAACGGGCTTAATATGGACAAACCCATTTTTTCCATTGGTTTTTATTGGACAAAATGTGGGAGACCATTAAGAAAATGATCTTTGTTGGTTTTGGGCTTTATGGACTTGGACTGTCCAATGGTCACAAAACCTAGGGtttctaaaatttaagtttttctgctaaaatcgtaaaatcgattttttcgcTTAAATTTTGATATCAAATTTTCCCGTCAGAAccagaaaatcgagtttttccgtcagaaccgcaaaattgagtttttcttcaaaacgcaaaatcgaatttttccgacaaaaccggaaaatcgagttttcctgccaaaaccgcaaaatcgatttttctcgccaaaaccgaaattgTTGTACTTATGAACTTATGTATTATTGTACTTATAAATTTAtggataaattttaattttatgaacttgTATATGTAATTGTAggcttataaattaaaattttcttatatggtcATTATGGACCCCAtggcaaaaccgaaaaatcgagtttctctgccaaaatcaaaaaatctagttttccgccaaaaccgcaaaaacgagtttttccgccaaaactgcaaaatcgagttttcccgtcaaaactgcaaaattaagtttttccgccaaaaccgcaaaattgaTTTTTCCCGCCAAGACCGGAATTGTTGTACTTATGAACTTATGTATTGTTGTACTTTTgaatttatggatgaattttaattttatgaacctgtatatataattataggcttatagattaaaatttaaaatttcttatatgGTCATTATGGACCCCATGGCAGCCCATGAAAATATGGGTGTTAGTGGGTATGGTCATTAATAGACATGGTTCTTAATGGACATGGTCACTCTCTGTCCGCAAACAATAAATGGACAAATGGATATGGGCTAATGGACATGGGCTCGCCCAATTTACAGCTCTAGTTCTACATCCAGATTTGAAATTCAAACTCCAGACCTAGATGTAAAAGCCTTTAAACTTTAACCAGTAGGATACGTGTTTTCACGTTCACCTTATAAGTTTAGCTagaaacaattattcaagttacTACTATATCGTaattttaatcttatatatagtGTGGGCCTTTTTCTATAAGTGACCCGTGACACTAATAgtgattttagtatttttttcgtttcatattaagtgtcgttttagaaaaattttttcattacaaaataagtgtcgttttcgattttcaaagcaaaatttattaattttatgcaaaatttatttttttattggttgaaatatgattAGGTGTATagataatagtattttttttatagaaaatgtacaaaattaattgtttttttaatctgtatgtcgaaacttaaaactaataaattaccTATTACTCAgggaaaaaattataattatgtcattatcaattttattaaccTTACATAAATGTAGAAGAAAATTgcataaaatgatataaaaaacGAGGACGGACACACGCGTCTCGAACTCTCTAATGGATTTTATGGTCTGacacgaaaagaaaaaataaagatttacaAAAGTTTCAGCACTTTCCTTTATTTATTAAAGAATATCACTTTTGtgaaaattcaattttgatgCTTCAGTTGCTGAACCTGCCGGGATGATGAGGAAGAGCTTCCGTCGTCAGAAATCTCAGGTAATATTTGTTGTCTGTCCTTACAGATTACGATgtcttaaataaaaatgaatggtTCTAAACAAAAGTGTTGGATGATTTACACAGAGATTATGGGCGAAGGTTGTTATGAGGAAGTGGTTGAACATAAGTGCTAGAGATCTTGAGTATGGTGCTGATACTGAAGACGAATCCGAAAACGAGGACGTTGTAGAGGAAAACCAGGACTCTGGCTCCGACGAAGGTTCTTGTTTCTTCTATctatcactctctctctctctccagaatcATTCATCAGTTCTTCTTTTCCGATTATCTAAGCCGTTTAAACCGGTTTAACAGATAATGAAGAATCGAGCACACAAAGGAGAGGATCGACTCAATCATGGGTTAGTGAGATCTCGGAGGATCCTATAACCGTCGCTGAAGCAGCCGCGGAGTTTACTAGCAATGGTAATGCCGAATTGCATAGGTTGTTTATGAGATTCACTGTGGTGTGGTTTCTAAGTTTTTCAGTTCATTCTCTTTGCTGGaattcagaaattttattaaaaataaaaaccatattaaaatattggtgGTCTAGTGGTATTTTAGTAGTCCGGATTCAAACCATCTTTGATACTTAAttctttaaattaaaattaaaaaactgaCTTCAGATACTTAGGAGATTATAGACTTAAGATCCAAGATTCCTATGTagttaataaaattaaactggagaaacaatttttttggataatgaatattttaaactatttctTCTGATATCAGATGCTCCGTTGAAGTTAAGGAGAAGGAATTCAGAAACATTGAGAGCACAGTATATTAACAACAAAGATATAAGGTAAAACATTTGATGTTTCTTtcgattttttatatattaatttttattatagtaGTACtattagaccatgattatccTTAAGAAACccaatagtttttaaaaaaaaaaaaaaaaaaaaaaattaaaaccaaaccaatcGTGGACCGCCACGAGTCAGTGGAGCCCGTGAACAGTGGAAGAAACTCACTAAAATCGGTtcttaattagtagtttttgtaaccgATCCTTAAGGGTTTTGTGGGAGTCCACGCACTAAGAAACCCACTAAAGATCCCGGATAAACATTCTCTTACATTCCGAAAGTTGTTGGGTTATAAAAGAGACCTACCATGTCGGGATTGTAATAACGAGAACTTGTTGTTATGCAGAGTATGTGTTGGTACGTGGAACGTAGGAGGAGTATCACAACCTTCTGATCTTGACATCGATGACTGGATCGACATTAATCATTCTGCCGATATCTACGTTCTTgggtaaaccaaaaaaaaaaattatttatttttcctcaaCGACATAGACAAAACTAACTCTGTTCAATATGTTTATAtgttcatgtttttgttttgtctgaAGTTTACAAGAGGTTGTACCTTTGAATGCTGGGAACATACTTGGAGCTGAAGATAACCGACCGGTTGCAAAATGGGAAGAATTGATCAGAGAAGCATTGAACCGAGTCAGACCGAAAAACTCTGGGGTTAAGAGTTACAGTGATCCACCAACTCCAGGGATATTCAAACCTTTTGACGAAACACACGATGTCATAGAGGAAGAAGTCGATTACGAGAGCGATAGCGACGCTGGCGTTGAGATTCACCCCATCaacgaggaggaagaagaaagccTCGGTGAGCTAAAGCATGACGGTGGAGTTGTAGGCGAAGTCAACACTCTCGTTGATCCTAACTCCGGCGTGCCGGTTGTTGAGATTAAAAGACAGTTCTCTTCTCCTAAGAAGCTAGACAGACAAATCTGTTTACGTGTTGATAGCTTTGACAAGAGGAAGAACGATGAGGATTCCCCTGGAACCGGTATGAAAACGCTAAACCGGATGTTAAGTGGGAAAGAAAGGATCGGTTTAAGCTGGCCTGAGCCTCCTTTGAGCATGTTAGGACCTTCTTGCGTTCTAGATAGACAGCCTTCCATGAAGTCAACAGCGTCCTTACAAACAACAAAGTCTTTCAAGGCTTACAATTCGTTTAAGTATGTAGCCGGAAGCAACAACGGGGTTGCACCGGAGGTATTGGCTCTAGCGTCCATGGACCTGACGTCGCTGATGGAGAGGAAACGAAGACCGGCTTATGTGAGGCTAGTGAGTAAACAAATGGTTGGGGTTCTTTTAACCATTTGGGTTAAACGAAGTATGCGGAAACACATTCAAAACGTAAGAGTCTCTACAGTTGGAGTTGGCATCATGGGTTATATTGGTAACAAGGTATATAAagattatatatttcattaattttcttttaatttatagCTGATCCGGTCAGCCTGGTAGGAACATAATTAGTGCTACAGTGTGGAGACCAGCCACTGCCTGACCCTAGTCAGAAATGATTTCTAACtcattaatttttatgttatattgtTTCAGAATCGTTTTATAAAGTGATATGTGGTATGCAGGGAGCTGTGTCTGTGAGTATGTCGATATACCAGACGTTCTTCTGTTTCATATGCACTCATTTGACGGCAGGAGAGAGAGAAGTTGATCAGATCAAGAGGAATGCTGATGTTCACGAGATACATAAAAGAACAGTCTTTCACTCTGTCTCAGCTCTTGGACTTCCCAAGCTTATCTATGATCACGAGTCTGTCTTTTGTATTCTCTTCtacaaattgtttttatttatattcttcTAACTTTATCTTGTTTTCACCTCTTTGCAGACGAATAATCTGGTTAGGAGACCTCAATTATCGGCTTAATTTATCGTATGAGAAAACCAAAGACCTCATTTCCAAGAGAGAGTGGTCCAAGTTACTTGAATATGATCAGGTAAGCATAACTATTGATCTTTTATAAAGGTTAAGCTCAACTTtacttattttgtttctttcgtATAAATGAATTGCAGCTGGTAAAGGAATACAAGAAAGGTCGAGCTTTTGACGGATGGTCAGAAGGAACTTTACAATTTGCACCAACCTATAAGTACCAAGCGCATTCGGATGAGTATACTGGGAGTGATGGAAAGGCGACAAGGAGAACACCGGCTTGGTGTGACAGAGTACTATCTTTTGGCAAAGGAATGAGGCTGGTTCAATACCGGCGTACCGAAAATAAATTCTCAGATCATCGTCCGGTTGTAGCAATATACATGGCTGAAGTCGAGGTGTTTTCCGCGAGGAAGCTTCAGCGAGCATTGACATTTACAGATGCAGAGATTGAAGACGAGGGACTTGTGGCCGTAGTCGTTtaagagaataagaagaaaagaagagattAAGATTTGATGCTTAATGTTTGTTTGATCTTGCATATGAAGTATTGGCGAAAGAGACAATCTCTTTCTACGGATAGTTTTAATCTTATGTCGTTACTGATGCATCACACTGGAAAACGTTCCTAGTGTTAtacttctttcttctcttgaaTTTAGTGTCTTTTTTGAATAAGCGTCGAGAGAGTCCGGAGTCTGTTGAGCAGAGAGAACTTGGACCCGTTTAAGATAAGTGTTTCCGTTCAGTTCCGAATCGGTTGGATAAAATTTAGAaagtgttaaaaatatatatttgtatacgtATAGTCTAAATGGCCGGTGGTAAGGAAGAGTCTCTATTGGTTTTCCCCACCCGAGTTCGCATAGCAGGATGGTTTTATTGCTCTCCATGAGTAAAACTCAACTCATGAGCCCTTCTGAAATTTTGCAAATAAGTCTATCATCTGATGCATCTTTTTTAGTCATTTACACAAAATTCAAATGGTCATCACATAATAACTGATTAGAaacttaaaaaccaaaaaacttaTCTACTATTAACATTTTAACATAGAGGTTTCAATATAGTTGAGTCCCAAATTGATACCCATGATTCTTAATATTAAGAACCGAGGGACAAATATGTTAAGTCCAAAACCGATTCGAACATGTCTATTTTGGGTCGGTTCCAACTGAGTAATCGTTCTGGTATTAAATCTCATGCCTAAGTGAAATTACTTTAAGGGTTTTGTTTGTTGATGTGATCATGTTTTAACCACTAAATTAAGACTTTAAGTGCACAACAATGTGTGATAGTATTTAAGGGTTGAATCCACAATACCAAAGTTACTCAACAAGTCTATGAGAACAGAGTTAAGATAGAACAAAAgtttttttcagttttcaattgcaagaattaaaaaatagag
This Brassica napus cultivar Da-Ae chromosome C6, Da-Ae, whole genome shotgun sequence DNA region includes the following protein-coding sequences:
- the LOC106401240 gene encoding type IV inositol polyphosphate 5-phosphatase 3; translated protein: MLKVAEPAGMMRKSFRRQKSQRLWAKVVMRKWLNISARDLEYGADTEDESENEDVVEENQDSGSDEDNEESSTQRRGSTQSWVSEISEDPITVAEAAAEFTSNDAPLKLRRRNSETLRAQYINNKDIRVCVGTWNVGGVSQPSDLDIDDWIDINHSADIYVLGLQEVVPLNAGNILGAEDNRPVAKWEELIREALNRVRPKNSGVKSYSDPPTPGIFKPFDETHDVIEEEVDYESDSDAGVEIHPINEEEEESLGELKHDGGVVGEVNTLVDPNSGVPVVEIKRQFSSPKKLDRQICLRVDSFDKRKNDEDSPGTGMKTLNRMLSGKERIGLSWPEPPLSMLGPSCVLDRQPSMKSTASLQTTKSFKAYNSFKYVAGSNNGVAPEVLALASMDLTSLMERKRRPAYVRLVSKQMVGVLLTIWVKRSMRKHIQNVRVSTVGVGIMGYIGNKGAVSVSMSIYQTFFCFICTHLTAGEREVDQIKRNADVHEIHKRTVFHSVSALGLPKLIYDHERIIWLGDLNYRLNLSYEKTKDLISKREWSKLLEYDQLVKEYKKGRAFDGWSEGTLQFAPTYKYQAHSDEYTGSDGKATRRTPAWCDRVLSFGKGMRLVQYRRTENKFSDHRPVVAIYMAEVEVFSARKLQRALTFTDAEIEDEGLVAVVV